The following DNA comes from Lepeophtheirus salmonis chromosome 11, UVic_Lsal_1.4, whole genome shotgun sequence.
AGGGATTGCAGTCTTCAGAGCTAAATAATGACTGACGCGACAcgaataatgtattataaaaatgttaaaagcaCTTTTATACGCGAGATCTACCAcgagttaaattaattttgtggtaATTATGGTAGTAATTACCACAAAATAGAGGACCATGTGTTTTATACTAAATAACACCAGTATTcactatgtatataatatatatattttttaaaagatgtcaaaaaataaaagaatgttacaaaatattttttttttttaaaaggtcaaaTGTCATGGATTTGTAGGAATTTACTTTATTCTATAAAGCATTTTCCGTTGCATACGATGTTGAATTTCACCCCGTCGAATCATAAAATGTAAAACTCTTTGAACAGCTTTTTCAggatatttttgtttagaaaagtCCTGGATAATGGACTGCTCAGATACTTGAGACCCAATGGCAAATCTTCTCTTAAGCTGTCTTTCAATACGATTGACGAGCTCTTGATCCTCTTCTGTAGTAAATCCCTCAACTCCACTTAAGGATCCACTCATGGCAGCATCCAATGTAGAGACTTGAAAGATACGGAGAGCTTCATCTACATGTCTATCAACAGCAAATGGTTGAAGCTCCATTTTAGCCAAAGACTCCGAGATACGAATAACTGCCTCCAATTGACGAACTGTAATGGGGATAGCGAGGCGCTTATCAGAATCATTCTCCAATTCCTTGGTTCCATTACGCATCATGACGTATTTATTCTTGAGTTTCTCAGCGGAAGCTTCACTGAGTCTTGGTCCACAACGGGTGCGAGCGTATGTGATAAACTTCTTTAGGAATAGCATTGATAACTCATTATCATCATTCTCGTCCTTATCATCGTCTCCTTGCATTGAATCAACGGCAAATGCATTGACGTGAACACTTATTACATGCTTTGCTAAAATAGTGTCTCTAGCCTCATTATGTTCATCCTTGATAATGAAGATCGTATCAAAACGAGACAAAATTGTTGGCATGAAGTCAATATTTTCTTCCCCCTTGGTATCATCCCAACGTCCAAAAATGGAGTTCGCAGCAGCCAAAACAGAGCAACGGGAATTTAATGTAGTGGTGATACCAGCCTTGGCAATAGAAATGGTTTGTTGTTCCATAGCTTCATGAATGGCAACGCGATCATCCTCTCTCATCTTGTCAAATTCATCAATACATACCACGCCTCCATCTGCAAGAACCATAGCCCCTCCCTCCACAACAAAATTCCTAGTAGCAGGATCACGAAGAACAGAGGCCGTTAAACCTGCAGCAGATGAACCTTTTCCGGAAGTATATACAGAAATAGGAGCTAGCCTATGCACAAATTTGAGTAATTGAGATTTGGCTGTTCCAGGGTCACCCAGAAGAAGAACATTAATATCACCACGCCGCGTTAAGCCATCAGGAAGACGCTTTCGAGAACCACCAAACAAAAGGCAGGCTATggctttttttatatcatcGGATCCATAAATGGATGGAGCAATAGATTGGGAAATTATGTTTTGAACATTTGGCTTAGCAGCCAGTCTGCGAAAGCGTTCCTCTTCTTCTGAGGTAAAGCGAGTATCCACCGCTGTTCGACCCTGTCCATCTGTGTCCACTTGAATGCCAACTACACGTAGATAGGGAGCGCGAACACCAACCGACTTGGACTCACCCCACTTATTCGAGGTTTTGCGAATAGAGTAAATCCCCAAAACGGTGACTTTGTTACCCGGAACAACTTTATCAACAAGGAAGCGATCCAGAAAGAGAGTCATGTGCCGAGGCATTTCTCCGTGGGGCACCGAGTCCGGAGACTCTTGAAGTTTGAGCACTTGAAAGTCGCAGCATTTGATTTTATCGGGTAGGATAATGTAAGGATCCAGTGGGCACTTATTTTCCGCTTGTAGGCCCGAGTTGGCGCACTTGCGTGGCAGAGGGAGTCCTTCCAGCCCTGGAGGGACCCTGATGTTGGGAATGACATGTTTGCACGTGCGACAGGCGATCGAAATAGTCTTTGCTTTGGACTTGATGGAGCTGGCACTGATGATGATTCCGGGTATCCGAACCAGACGGGAAATGAGGTCGGAACTCAAGTCACGAATCCCAAGGGGTCTTTCAGAGGAGAACAGAGAGATCTGAACACTCTCTCCAGACCGAACATCGTCTAAAATCTCCACTCCCAACTCCGTGGCGGCCTCTTCGAACAGAGGGAGGCTATCAGAGGGACCTTTGCTCAACTTATCCGCGAGATTCGCATCAAATGAGCTCAGATCCTCGAAAATCACTTCCAATCGAGCCTCCCCAAGGCTTAAATTTCTTTTCAGAGCATCTCGATACTTGTAGCTGAAGTTGGATCCTTCCTCATGGTAACTCCGAATAAACTCCTTAAACTGATTCTTAATGGCCACATTGGACGTCGATGAGCCGGAAGCATCATTCCCGCCTCCAAAGTTGTCAGAGAAAAAGACTCCTCCATCGTCAAATCCCTCCATACTTGCACACTATTGGATTTCAGAATTGAAAATTCTTGTAGGGACAAGATACTGATACTCACAAGAGAATCAATTGAATTCACAATGTCCCTACACTTTTCCCGCTAAAATTATGACTGCTGCATTTCATGGGACACCAGAACAGGGAACTCGCAACCTACTACATAGATCACGTCATCACTTCGCAATGTTATTAATCTAAACTTACTATCATAGATGATACGTATATTGGACTCCAAATACAGGATTAGGACGATAGATAATTTAATTGACAATCCTAAATAtagcataaataaatagtaaacatTCACTAAGTCttctgtattaatgtcatattttactaaaagagtagctatgatataaaataaggaatgaacgcaaaaaataaatttaaataactacattttttacttttcataatttatatatttacatttatccAACAAATGCCCCCAATGACGTTCCCATAACCATATGAGCAAGATAATATCATTGTCTCtttgttattttagtaataaagtGTTATTAACTGcatcataaattcataattaaatgagaCGCCTTcttggggaggggggagggggggaacTCAAAGGGATTATTTCTACTACTTAAAATGCACAAATTCCCAATAAAtcatgatgaaacttcatcaaatgccttcaagcataaaaaaacttgcattgaatactactagatgcaaatgataaacactgacATTTGCATATAATCAAACTAatttgtactgaaaatccctatgaaatgtttaaagttacattttttttttatcgtagggacgagaaaagtaggatcaTTACAGAAGAATAACATATATTTCcattctaatatttaatttttatctaaccTATAGAAATACGAAAGTATAACGATGTaacatcatatttataatacatttttgggtaagatatataatataactaggcaatagaggaataaatttttaatagacaataagtcctttaatttgttggtcccatttgatagttcactattttcatcaatattcatgaaaaaaaagggattctcttataaaacttgattgtttaggCCCCCCAAAATGACGGGCATCAACAATGCTGAAATCTCTATGTATTCAGCTCAAAAATTGACACATTACAGCAGAGCCTTTGCTAACGCTTTAATTAAACCTAGTATACTTTATAGAACATAATTCTTTAtaaacaatgaaagaaaaatcaacCCAATTGTTTCATTTCGAAAAGAAGAGAATTTAAACTGGATATCAATATCCCACCACTGTCCAGATGCATCAATATCAATCATTTAAATGGTCTAATTTTGAGTATCCCTGGACTAAATTTCAATCACGTCATAATACTCTGTGATAATCTACCTTGGTCCCACCAAGATGCAttctaatacataattattagtattatatgatattaatattgaattttccgttaatttaattttgaaatgacttAAAAGTGGCATTTATCTAATATCAATTACTAAGATTTGGCTACATAATTCCTCCCTCCCAacacttattaaatattaagtacatgatatttaaaaaaaaaaaaaacttcgatCCCTTCTTATATTAGGAGCTCTACGTTGGAGTACTTGTAATAAAGatagtttaaattaattgataaaatatacccTCTCTTAACTTACCTGATTGATTCAATCCAGGATCTTGACTTACACATTCAGATAGTTGTATGATTGTTAGGGTTGTGAGTAGAGATGGGAACTTGGATTCGAGTTCTTATTTGAAAGACTTGAGCTCAAAATCAAAGACGCGATACTTTTTCAGATTTGAGCCCATTGCATGAATAAGTTTctcaaaatcattcaaaaaatttcattttaatactaTGGGAGAAATTCAATTCGAGAAAATATTCAAGACAATTAATTATATGCACCATAACAATTTGTGGGCTGAGAGCCAAATTGtcataattctaatattttaattagataattaagcttggattttttttttttttttaatatgaataatggTGTGCtccaatttttaacaataaaattatggatctgagaattttatttcaaaaatctgaatttctttgtttttaagtattaatattaGACTTCCAAGATAAAGATAACTGATATAAGCAATAACACTAAAAGTTGTGATTAttgagttacgacaatttgatttattaattcattaagagAAACTTAAAGAAGTGAGTTGATCCAACCTTTGGCTTAACGCCAAGAAATACTTGATTAACAAACTCCTAaaaattcatttgatattttgtgACGAATAATAGtctatatacaaattaattataattttgtatttcaacttGACTCCTCTTTTTCTACTGGCCTTTTAAGATGATCCATAAGATTGTGTATTGGGTTCAAGGATGAGCAGTGACGTTCAAATATTCTCTAGTTTATGACTTTATctcatagttttaaaaaatcgatAAAAATTGTGGGTTTCTTAACGAATGAAtaacaaatgaattttattttcatggtCAACTTTACTTTATTGGATTGATTAATCCTACATTTCGGTTAGTAGCAGGGGCGTCGTTAGATCCTTTGTAGGGGGGCTCGCCCCCTCCACAATCTTTAtcatatatactaatatataaaaaacctttttgtataattattatggtGTTGGTAATTTTTTAGGCTTTTTCCAAATCGTCGGGGTAGAACAGAAGCTGtctctctctaaaaaaaagCCTTATCTCCTACGTCAACAATTGCCCAAATTAGTCAATAAGTATTGCAGATATTGCGTACCTTGAAAAAGCTACAATTAGTACCTACGTCTCACAGCACTTTCATCATAATAACAACAgctattttaatcatattaccGGCATTTCATGGTGATCGACTAATAGTACACTCATTATGTACACACACGTAAATTAA
Coding sequences within:
- the Mcm5 gene encoding DNA replication licensing factor mcm5; translated protein: MEGFDDGGVFFSDNFGGGNDASGSSTSNVAIKNQFKEFIRSYHEEGSNFSYKYRDALKRNLSLGEARLEVIFEDLSSFDANLADKLSKGPSDSLPLFEEAATELGVEILDDVRSGESVQISLFSSERPLGIRDLSSDLISRLVRIPGIIISASSIKSKAKTISIACRTCKHVIPNIRVPPGLEGLPLPRKCANSGLQAENKCPLDPYIILPDKIKCCDFQVLKLQESPDSVPHGEMPRHMTLFLDRFLVDKVVPGNKVTVLGIYSIRKTSNKWGESKSVGVRAPYLRVVGIQVDTDGQGRTAVDTRFTSEEEERFRRLAAKPNVQNIISQSIAPSIYGSDDIKKAIACLLFGGSRKRLPDGLTRRGDINVLLLGDPGTAKSQLLKFVHRLAPISVYTSGKGSSAAGLTASVLRDPATRNFVVEGGAMVLADGGVVCIDEFDKMREDDRVAIHEAMEQQTISIAKAGITTTLNSRCSVLAAANSIFGRWDDTKGEENIDFMPTILSRFDTIFIIKDEHNEARDTILAKHVISVHVNAFAVDSMQGDDDKDENDDNELSMLFLKKFITYARTRCGPRLSEASAEKLKNKYVMMRNGTKELENDSDKRLAIPITVRQLEAVIRISESLAKMELQPFAVDRHVDEALRIFQVSTLDAAMSGSLSGVEGFTTEEDQELVNRIERQLKRRFAIGSQVSEQSIIQDFSKQKYPEKAVQRVLHFMIRRGEIQHRMQRKMLYRIK